In one Corythoichthys intestinalis isolate RoL2023-P3 chromosome 16, ASM3026506v1, whole genome shotgun sequence genomic region, the following are encoded:
- the pvalb8 gene encoding parvalbumin 8, which yields MSLSSILCADAVACAIKDCQAPDSFCPKKFFQVCGLAKKSPQDVKKVFGILDNDGSGYIEEEELKFFLQRFCPTARALSDKETKEFLNAADDDSDGRIGVDEFQAMVLS from the exons ATGTCGCTGTCATCTATCCTTTGTGCTGATGCCGTCGCTTGCGCCATCAAGGACTGCCAAG CTCCAGACTCCTTCTGCCCCAAGAAGTTTTTCCAGGTGTGTGGTCTTGCTAAGAAGAGCCCCCAGGATGTGAAGAAAGTTTTCGGCATCCTCGACAACGACGGAAGCGGCTATATCGAGGAGGAGGAGCTCAA GTTTTTTCTGCAGAGGTTTTGTCCCACCGCTCGGGCCCTGTCCGACAAGGAGACCAAGGAATTCCTGAACGCCGCTGATGACGACAGCGACGGCCGCATCGGAGTCGACG